The following are encoded in a window of Streptomyces sp. SAT1 genomic DNA:
- a CDS encoding DUF2795 domain-containing protein, with the protein MADLSPIDLQKALSGADYPTDKQHLVDRARKNKADDKIVSRLDGLRQDHFDGPNEVQKAVFDH; encoded by the coding sequence ATGGCCGACCTCAGCCCCATCGACCTCCAGAAGGCCCTCAGCGGCGCCGACTACCCCACCGACAAGCAGCACCTGGTGGACCGCGCCCGGAAGAACAAGGCGGACGACAAGATCGTCAGCCGGCTGGACGGTCTCCGGCAGGACCACTTCGACGGACCGAACGAGGTGCAGAAGGCCGTCTTCGACCACTGA
- a CDS encoding CoA transferase, producing the protein MPTPRDIVREPARALAALPGLAEGATLALGGPPLPDSLLARLPASGPHGLHLLCARTALDSPQVRRLMADGRFSGCTVAVPSPAEGGFGPAAPVPVEWLTVQEMTEGLRAGAAGVDDFYSPGEVHTAIRTPSPDQARDKPAHLRLGPLPFAHKASLRCDVALLYADEADLAGNLTVTGPFAELSAAMAHAAASAAVAECAVVRTAGRLSRAATTVPGRYVTAVVPASRHHRFPRGTGDRTPPPGEEP; encoded by the coding sequence ATGCCCACACCCCGCGACATCGTCAGGGAACCGGCCCGCGCCCTGGCCGCTCTGCCCGGCCTGGCCGAGGGCGCGACGCTCGCCCTCGGCGGTCCGCCCCTGCCCGATTCGCTGCTCGCCCGTCTCCCCGCGTCCGGTCCGCACGGTCTGCACCTCCTGTGCGCCCGCACCGCGCTGGACTCGCCCCAGGTCCGACGGCTCATGGCCGACGGGAGGTTCAGCGGCTGCACGGTCGCCGTCCCGTCCCCCGCCGAGGGCGGCTTCGGGCCCGCGGCGCCGGTGCCGGTCGAATGGCTCACGGTGCAGGAGATGACGGAGGGCCTGCGGGCGGGGGCCGCGGGTGTGGACGACTTCTACTCGCCCGGCGAGGTGCACACCGCCATCCGGACGCCGAGCCCGGACCAGGCCCGGGACAAGCCCGCGCATCTGCGCCTGGGTCCACTGCCCTTCGCGCACAAGGCGTCGCTGCGCTGCGACGTCGCCCTGCTGTACGCGGACGAGGCCGACCTCGCGGGCAACCTGACGGTGACCGGGCCCTTCGCCGAGCTGTCGGCGGCCATGGCGCACGCCGCTGCCTCCGCCGCCGTCGCCGAGTGCGCGGTGGTGCGCACCGCCGGCCGCCTGAGCCGGGCCGCGACGACCGTCCCCGGGCGGTACGTCACGGCGGTGGTGCCCGCGAGCCGTCACCACCGCTTCCCCCGGGGCACCGGCGACCGGACACCGCCTCCGGGAGAGGAGCCGTGA
- a CDS encoding serine hydrolase — MSDGTAAAEGHGLTRRRLGQVSLLLGGALGIAALPAAPAAATARPGPAAARATLRHGSARQAGLLPGPLRQLVADAEAFLGPSPAHPWYAGAVLLAGRGSTVALHEPIGMAVRYASYDEKTDTAVEFPPEQQHPTTRDTVFDLASLSKLFTSILAVQQIERGALELEGTVASYLPDFARAGKQSMTIRQLLTHTSGFRPDLPLYDAPTYERKLEMIWDEAPLNPPGTVYLYSDLNMISLQLVLEKITGRPLDVQLAEEIAGPLGLRRTRYNPPASWKPSIAATEDARKPWSALDRGLVWGEVHDENAYSLGGVAGHAGVFSCAWDLAVLARTLLDGGAYGHARILRPESVKLMFTDFNTAFPGDAHGLGFELYQHWYMGAMATPTTAGHTGFTGTSLVLDPTTDSFLVVLGNSVHPVRTWRSGSAPRVATGNDLARAVAVRPERGRTAWFSGMASAGTATLALPALDTSAGGARLRCSLWWDTEPQSDVLVLEASADGGAAWQPVPFTAVRRGGPPERHPDGTATGYSGRRWHEVTAALPAARQLTLRWRYTTDRLYVGRGAYVEAQRVQTRRRVLFDESRPADAARLEARGWTASAD; from the coding sequence ATGAGTGACGGCACGGCAGCAGCGGAGGGGCACGGACTCACCCGGCGCCGACTGGGCCAGGTGTCCCTGCTCCTGGGCGGCGCGCTCGGCATCGCCGCCCTCCCGGCGGCCCCGGCCGCCGCGACCGCCCGGCCCGGACCCGCCGCCGCGCGGGCGACGCTGCGGCACGGCTCCGCGCGGCAGGCGGGCCTGCTCCCCGGCCCGCTGCGGCAACTCGTCGCCGACGCCGAGGCGTTCCTCGGGCCGTCCCCCGCGCACCCCTGGTACGCGGGCGCGGTGCTGCTCGCGGGGCGGGGCTCCACCGTGGCCCTGCACGAGCCGATCGGGATGGCGGTGCGCTACGCGTCGTACGACGAGAAGACCGACACCGCCGTGGAGTTCCCGCCCGAGCAGCAGCACCCGACGACCAGGGACACCGTCTTCGACCTGGCGTCCCTGTCCAAGCTGTTCACCTCGATCCTGGCCGTCCAGCAGATCGAGCGGGGCGCGCTGGAACTGGAGGGCACGGTCGCCTCCTACCTCCCGGACTTCGCGCGCGCGGGCAAGCAGTCCATGACGATCCGTCAACTGCTCACCCACACCTCCGGTTTCCGGCCGGACCTGCCGCTCTACGACGCGCCGACGTACGAGCGGAAGCTGGAGATGATCTGGGACGAGGCGCCGCTGAACCCGCCCGGCACCGTGTACCTGTACTCCGATCTGAACATGATCTCCCTGCAACTGGTGCTGGAGAAGATCACGGGCCGCCCGCTGGACGTCCAGCTGGCCGAGGAGATCGCCGGGCCGCTCGGTCTGCGCCGCACCCGCTACAACCCGCCCGCCTCCTGGAAGCCGTCGATCGCCGCCACCGAGGACGCCCGCAAGCCCTGGTCGGCCCTTGACCGGGGCCTGGTGTGGGGCGAGGTGCACGACGAGAACGCGTACAGCCTGGGCGGGGTCGCCGGGCACGCGGGTGTGTTCTCCTGCGCCTGGGACCTGGCGGTGCTCGCCCGGACCCTGCTCGACGGCGGCGCCTACGGGCACGCCCGCATCCTGCGCCCGGAGTCGGTGAAGCTGATGTTCACCGACTTCAACACGGCCTTCCCCGGCGACGCGCACGGCCTCGGCTTCGAGCTCTACCAGCACTGGTACATGGGTGCGATGGCCACACCGACCACGGCGGGCCACACCGGCTTCACCGGTACGTCGCTGGTGCTGGACCCGACGACCGACTCGTTCCTGGTGGTGCTCGGCAACTCGGTGCACCCGGTGCGCACCTGGCGCTCCGGTTCGGCTCCCCGGGTCGCGACCGGCAACGACCTGGCGCGGGCCGTCGCGGTCCGCCCGGAGCGGGGCCGTACGGCCTGGTTCTCCGGCATGGCGAGCGCGGGCACCGCGACGCTGGCGCTGCCCGCGCTCGACACCTCGGCGGGCGGGGCGCGGCTGCGCTGCTCCCTGTGGTGGGACACCGAGCCGCAGTCGGACGTGCTCGTGCTGGAGGCGTCCGCCGACGGGGGCGCGGCCTGGCAGCCGGTGCCGTTCACGGCCGTCCGCCGCGGCGGACCCCCCGAGCGGCATCCGGACGGCACCGCCACCGGCTACTCCGGGCGCCGCTGGCACGAGGTGACCGCCGCGCTCCCGGCGGCCCGGCAACTGACGCTGCGCTGGCGCTACACCACGGACCGCCTCTATGTGGGGCGCGGCGCGTACGTGGAAGCCCAGCGGGTCCAGACGCGCCGGCGGGTGCTGTTCGACGAGTCCCGTCCGGCGGACGCGGCCCGGCTGGAGGCGCGGGGCTGGACGGCGTCCGCCGACTGA
- a CDS encoding questin oxidase family protein produces the protein MDATGMLDEALQRLHRAGPERLGRLTNHAPMAVEALAAHGQAGAVHRWLDRYADKLEEFPAAVEPVTRADWRTALGDPRRVADWIGHFTHETAERPWREVLTEWWPRLLPGLYGGSTHPVIRVGHAVRTLLGGEATGPRLAELAHGLGYWAARHRPVTGLAPLPGAPGAAAALDAVVPLTDPEGGFPARLERVTALPVWAAGVTDPDEAHRRLTELVRAATHRYVTHGHGEETMLVHAATAPNAVLRALPALPRALWVPSLRAAWTASAAVTAMYAPKTPVAYRPSGTFAPEEVVALALAHGDEHVIKLTDTALDVGGDRALAAALRAVELSEPLR, from the coding sequence ATGGATGCGACAGGGATGCTCGACGAGGCGTTGCAGCGGCTGCACCGGGCGGGTCCGGAACGGCTCGGACGGCTCACCAACCACGCCCCGATGGCGGTCGAGGCGCTGGCCGCGCACGGGCAGGCGGGCGCGGTGCACCGCTGGCTGGACCGGTACGCGGACAAGCTGGAGGAGTTCCCGGCCGCCGTCGAACCCGTCACCCGCGCCGACTGGCGCACGGCGCTGGGCGATCCGCGCCGCGTCGCCGACTGGATCGGCCACTTCACGCACGAGACGGCCGAGCGGCCCTGGCGCGAGGTGCTCACCGAATGGTGGCCCCGGCTGCTGCCCGGTCTGTACGGCGGCTCGACCCACCCGGTGATCCGGGTGGGCCACGCCGTCCGCACCCTGCTGGGCGGGGAGGCCACCGGGCCGCGGCTGGCCGAACTCGCCCACGGCCTCGGCTACTGGGCCGCCCGGCACCGCCCCGTCACCGGCCTCGCCCCACTGCCCGGCGCGCCCGGTGCGGCCGCCGCCCTGGACGCCGTGGTGCCCCTCACCGACCCGGAGGGCGGCTTCCCGGCCCGACTCGAACGGGTGACGGCGCTGCCCGTGTGGGCGGCCGGGGTCACCGACCCCGACGAGGCGCACCGGCGGCTGACCGAACTGGTGCGCGCGGCCACCCACCGGTACGTCACCCACGGCCACGGCGAGGAGACGATGCTCGTGCACGCGGCCACCGCGCCCAACGCCGTGCTGCGCGCCCTGCCCGCGCTGCCCCGCGCCCTGTGGGTGCCGAGCCTGCGGGCCGCCTGGACTGCGTCAGCGGCGGTGACCGCGATGTACGCGCCGAAGACACCGGTGGCCTACCGCCCCTCGGGCACGTTCGCCCCGGAGGAGGTCGTCGCCCTCGCCCTGGCGCACGGCGACGAGCACGTCATCAAGCTGACCGACACCGCCCTCGACGTCGGCGGTGACCGGGCCCTCGCGGCGGCCCTGCGCGCGGTGGAACTGAGCGAACCCCTGAGGTGA
- a CDS encoding oxygenase MpaB family protein, whose translation METIRTGDPGLFGPGSVTWQAHSDPMMWIAGIRALYLQALHPRAVRGVMENSDFRRDAWGRLLRTAHFVGTTTYGTTDAAERAGARVRRIHRLLSATDPDTGARFGIDDPELLLWVHCAEIDSYLHVLWRSGFPLTRARADRYVAEHRTSARLVGLDPDTVPASRAGLAAYFARVRPELAAGADARAVDDFLRRPPVHPLLVPAREVLWRQVAHLAYASLPPYAHDLYGRPAPAPAVVTRRLRTAGALLRCVPAQVRWQLPPRHILSAVARLGPGARPAPRRSRTP comes from the coding sequence GTGGAGACCATACGCACGGGCGACCCCGGCCTCTTCGGCCCGGGTTCGGTGACGTGGCAGGCGCACAGCGACCCCATGATGTGGATCGCGGGCATCCGGGCCCTGTACCTCCAGGCCCTGCACCCGCGCGCGGTGCGGGGCGTGATGGAGAACTCCGACTTCCGCCGCGACGCCTGGGGCCGGCTGCTGCGCACCGCGCACTTCGTCGGCACCACCACCTACGGCACGACCGACGCCGCCGAGCGGGCGGGCGCCCGGGTCCGTAGGATCCACCGGCTGCTGTCGGCCACCGACCCGGACACCGGCGCGCGGTTCGGGATCGACGACCCCGAGCTGCTGCTGTGGGTGCACTGCGCGGAGATCGACTCCTATCTGCACGTGCTGTGGCGCTCCGGTTTCCCGCTCACCCGCGCCCGCGCCGACCGCTATGTCGCCGAGCACCGCACGAGCGCCCGGCTGGTCGGCCTCGACCCGGACACCGTGCCCGCCTCCCGCGCCGGACTGGCCGCCTACTTCGCCCGGGTCCGCCCGGAGCTCGCCGCCGGTGCCGACGCCCGCGCCGTGGACGACTTCCTGCGCCGCCCGCCCGTCCACCCGCTGCTCGTCCCGGCCCGCGAGGTGCTCTGGCGGCAGGTGGCGCACCTGGCCTACGCCTCCCTGCCCCCGTACGCGCACGACCTGTACGGCAGACCCGCCCCGGCGCCCGCCGTCGTGACCCGGCGGCTGCGGACGGCGGGCGCGCTGCTGCGCTGCGTCCCCGCGCAGGTGCGCTGGCAGCTCCCGCCCCGGCACATCCTCAGCGCGGTGGCGCGGCTCGGCCCCGGCGCCCGCCCCGCGCCCCGCCGCTCCCGCACCCCCTGA
- a CDS encoding penicillin acylase family protein, which translates to MRTTRFRRLLVAAVALLTGSAALPAAAAPQHGRQEHPSHGGLSAVIRYTEYGIPHIVAEDYADLGFGTGWAQAADQVCTLADGFVTVRGERSRWFGAKAAPDFSLSSASTNLSSDLFFRGVRQSGTVERLLAEPAPRGPSRAAKDLNRGFAAGYNAWLRQHRVTDPACRGAAWVRPVTELDVAARLFAFAVLGGEGRAVDGVTAAAPPAPGTGSVPPAPDPGRAAGAARALFSAEDADMGSNAVAFSGATTAGGRGLLLGNPHYPWQGGRRFWQVQQTVPGELDVMGASLLGSPDVQIGHTARFAWSHTVSTGVPMNLHQLTLDPADPTVYLVDGARERMTRRTVAVAVRGGPPVTRTQWWTRYGPVVTSLGPALPLPWTATTAYALNDPNAGNLRMSDTSLGLARARDTAGALAALDRTQGLPWVNTIAADSAGHSLYTQAQVLPGITDELARRCSTPLGRATYPASGLAVLDGARGDCAPGTGSGAVQPGIFGPAHMPVLKDAPYAENSNGSAWLSNADRPLTGYERIFGTAAAEAGLRTRGAIEDVSAMARRGRLTVADLQRQQFADRVPAGDLAAADAAKACAALPGGTATGSDGRAVDVRDACRVLARWDRTVRTGSRGALLFDRLWRHLPGDGLWKVPFSAADPVRTPNTLDTAAPAFATALADTVAELRAAGIALDAPLGEHQFVVRDGERIPVPGGTEALGVWNKVESAWDPAHGGYAEVSTGSSYIQAVGWDGSGCPVARTLLTYSQSSNPLSAHHSDQTRLFSAQKWVTSRFCEKDVLASPALRVVRVYEHR; encoded by the coding sequence ATGCGCACCACCCGCTTCAGAAGACTCCTCGTCGCGGCCGTCGCCCTGCTCACCGGGTCCGCCGCGTTACCGGCCGCGGCGGCCCCGCAGCACGGCCGCCAGGAACACCCCTCGCACGGCGGGCTGTCCGCCGTGATCCGGTACACCGAGTACGGCATCCCGCACATCGTCGCCGAGGACTACGCGGACCTCGGGTTCGGCACCGGCTGGGCACAGGCCGCGGACCAGGTGTGCACGCTGGCCGACGGGTTCGTGACCGTGCGGGGCGAACGCTCCCGCTGGTTCGGTGCGAAGGCGGCGCCCGACTTCTCGCTCTCCTCGGCCTCCACCAACCTCTCCAGCGACCTGTTCTTCCGCGGGGTGCGGCAGTCGGGCACCGTGGAGCGGCTGCTCGCCGAGCCCGCGCCGCGCGGGCCGAGCCGCGCGGCCAAGGACCTGAACCGCGGCTTCGCCGCCGGGTACAACGCCTGGCTGCGGCAGCACCGCGTCACCGACCCGGCCTGCCGGGGCGCCGCCTGGGTGCGTCCGGTGACCGAACTCGACGTGGCGGCACGGCTGTTCGCCTTCGCGGTGCTCGGCGGGGAGGGCCGGGCCGTGGACGGCGTCACGGCCGCGGCGCCGCCCGCGCCCGGGACCGGGTCCGTGCCGCCCGCACCGGATCCCGGCCGCGCCGCCGGGGCCGCCCGCGCGCTGTTCTCCGCCGAGGACGCCGACATGGGCTCCAACGCGGTGGCCTTCAGCGGCGCCACCACCGCCGGCGGGCGCGGGCTGCTGCTGGGCAACCCGCACTACCCGTGGCAGGGCGGGCGCCGCTTCTGGCAGGTGCAGCAGACCGTCCCGGGCGAACTGGACGTGATGGGTGCCTCGTTGCTGGGCTCGCCGGACGTGCAGATCGGCCACACCGCGCGCTTCGCCTGGAGCCACACCGTCTCCACCGGCGTCCCCATGAACCTCCATCAGCTCACCCTCGACCCGGCCGACCCGACCGTGTACCTGGTCGACGGCGCGCGGGAGCGGATGACCCGGCGGACGGTCGCCGTCGCGGTGCGCGGCGGCCCGCCGGTGACCCGCACCCAGTGGTGGACGCGCTACGGTCCCGTCGTCACCTCGCTCGGCCCGGCGCTGCCGCTGCCGTGGACGGCCACGACGGCGTACGCGCTCAACGACCCCAACGCGGGCAACCTGCGGATGTCCGACACCTCGCTGGGGCTCGCCCGCGCCCGGGACACCGCGGGCGCCCTGGCCGCGCTGGACCGCACCCAGGGCCTGCCGTGGGTGAACACCATCGCCGCCGACTCGGCCGGCCACTCGCTGTACACGCAGGCCCAGGTGCTGCCCGGGATCACCGACGAGCTGGCGCGGCGCTGCTCCACCCCGCTGGGCCGGGCCACGTATCCGGCCTCGGGTCTCGCGGTGCTGGACGGTGCGCGCGGCGACTGCGCGCCGGGCACCGGCTCCGGTGCCGTGCAGCCGGGGATCTTCGGGCCCGCGCACATGCCGGTGCTGAAGGACGCGCCGTACGCGGAGAACTCCAACGGCAGCGCCTGGCTGAGCAACGCCGACCGGCCGCTGACCGGGTACGAGCGGATCTTCGGGACGGCCGCCGCCGAGGCCGGGCTGCGCACGCGCGGCGCGATCGAGGACGTGTCCGCGATGGCGCGCCGGGGCCGGCTGACCGTGGCGGACCTCCAGCGGCAGCAGTTCGCCGACCGGGTGCCCGCCGGTGACCTGGCGGCGGCCGACGCGGCGAAGGCGTGTGCCGCGCTGCCGGGCGGCACGGCCACGGGCAGCGACGGCCGGGCGGTCGACGTGCGGGACGCCTGCCGGGTGCTCGCGCGCTGGGACCGCACCGTGCGCACCGGCAGCCGGGGCGCGCTGCTCTTCGACCGGCTGTGGCGGCATCTGCCCGGGGACGGCCTGTGGAAGGTGCCGTTCTCGGCGGCCGATCCGGTGCGTACGCCGAACACGCTGGACACCGCGGCGCCCGCGTTCGCCACGGCGCTCGCCGACACGGTCGCCGAGCTGCGGGCGGCGGGCATCGCGCTCGACGCGCCGCTCGGGGAGCACCAGTTCGTCGTGCGCGACGGCGAGCGCATACCGGTGCCGGGCGGCACCGAGGCGCTGGGCGTGTGGAACAAGGTCGAGTCGGCGTGGGACCCGGCGCACGGCGGCTACGCCGAGGTGTCGACCGGTTCCAGCTACATCCAGGCGGTGGGCTGGGACGGCAGCGGCTGCCCGGTCGCCCGCACCCTGCTGACGTACTCCCAGTCCTCGAACCCGCTCTCGGCGCACCACAGCGACCAGACGCGGCTGTTCTCGGCACAGAAGTGGGTGACGTCCCGGTTCTGCGAGAAGGACGTCCTGGCCTCGCCCGCGCTGCGCGTGGTGCGGGTGTACGAGCACCGGTAG
- a CDS encoding DUF305 domain-containing protein, protein MHIPIPWRRRGAVLFTLGAVLCGPAAPATALSSAAASPPPAVPAASLAARAGDGGAASVSPLACRLGEKLTALRGADLETAFLAGIIAHDEAAVAMARLELDRGTDSALRARAQTLLTAHQRQVEQFTGWLQQWYAMTPAQALARLSPDVRTTLAALEQEVQRLLSGLRGTGEGTGFDRAYADMMIPLHTSGLIQFLEPQARAVHAELRSAAATGVTGQESEIAGFSAWLSGHGAHAATVPGTAASAPVTLPKGAADTGEGAASVSPGPVVAAGCALAAAGAGVGTLLLRRRRRAARG, encoded by the coding sequence GTGCACATACCCATACCCTGGCGCCGCCGAGGCGCCGTGCTGTTCACCCTCGGGGCGGTCCTGTGCGGACCCGCCGCACCGGCCACCGCCCTGTCCTCCGCGGCGGCCTCCCCTCCCCCGGCGGTCCCCGCCGCGTCCCTCGCGGCCCGCGCCGGGGACGGCGGGGCTGCGTCCGTCTCGCCGCTCGCCTGCCGGCTCGGCGAGAAACTGACGGCGCTGCGCGGCGCGGACCTGGAGACCGCGTTCCTCGCGGGGATCATCGCGCACGACGAAGCGGCCGTCGCCATGGCCCGCCTGGAACTGGACCGCGGCACGGACAGCGCCCTGCGCGCCCGTGCCCAGACCCTGCTCACCGCGCACCAGCGCCAGGTGGAGCAGTTCACCGGCTGGCTGCAGCAGTGGTACGCGATGACACCGGCCCAGGCCCTGGCCAGGCTCTCCCCCGATGTCCGCACCACGCTGGCCGCGCTGGAGCAGGAGGTGCAGCGCCTGCTGTCCGGGCTGCGCGGCACCGGCGAGGGCACCGGCTTCGACCGGGCGTACGCCGACATGATGATCCCGCTCCACACCTCCGGTCTGATCCAGTTCCTGGAGCCGCAGGCCCGCGCCGTGCACGCCGAGCTGCGGTCGGCGGCCGCCACCGGCGTCACCGGCCAGGAGTCGGAGATCGCGGGCTTCTCGGCCTGGCTGTCCGGGCACGGCGCGCACGCCGCCACCGTCCCCGGAACCGCCGCGTCCGCCCCGGTGACGCTGCCCAAGGGCGCGGCGGACACCGGGGAGGGCGCCGCCTCCGTGTCCCCCGGGCCCGTCGTCGCCGCCGGGTGCGCCCTGGCCGCCGCGGGCGCGGGCGTCGGCACGCTCCTGCTGCGCCGCCGACGCCGCGCCGCCCGCGGCTGA
- a CDS encoding DUF6479 family protein translates to MDNAPLDIAAAHGAAIGIWPFVAGLVLVALLIGAFWMGARIRRREPAPPRPDEQPRLPDSGPVGSVLENREPDEVPHDGDRLTPHRLPGHGNAGTRTGAPAPRPRWDAGGSGSFGSGGPGRH, encoded by the coding sequence ATGGACAACGCACCGCTGGACATCGCCGCGGCCCACGGGGCCGCGATCGGCATCTGGCCGTTCGTCGCCGGGCTCGTCCTGGTGGCCCTGCTGATCGGCGCCTTCTGGATGGGCGCGCGCATCCGCCGCCGGGAGCCCGCGCCACCGCGCCCCGACGAGCAGCCTCGGCTGCCCGACTCGGGCCCGGTCGGCTCGGTGCTGGAGAACCGCGAGCCGGACGAAGTGCCGCACGACGGCGACCGGCTGACGCCGCACCGGCTGCCGGGCCACGGCAACGCGGGCACCCGGACCGGTGCCCCGGCGCCGCGTCCGCGCTGGGACGCGGGCGGCAGCGGATCGTTCGGCAGCGGCGGCCCCGGACGGCACTGA
- a CDS encoding phytoene desaturase family protein, which produces MSAHEASGGYDVVIVGGGHNGLVAAAYLARAGRSVLVLERLDHTGGAAVSTRPFAGVDARLSRYSYLVSLLPGKILRDLGLDVRLRPRTVSSYTPARRDGRATGLLVGGGEERTREAFARLTGSDREWRAWQRFYALTGEVARQVFPTLTEPLPGREELRRRIGDEDAWRMLFEEPVGVAVERFFADDLVRGVVLTDALIGTFADAHDPALPQNRCFLYHVIGGGTGAWDVPVGGMGALTDALADAARAAGAHLFTGHEAVRIATDGRRAEVTYRTGDGEGTVDARHVLVNASPQALAALTGGQAPEPAEGAQFKVNMLLERLPRLRDTSVDPREAFAGTFHIAEGYRELAAAHAQAAAGELPAAPPSEIYCHSLTDPTILGPDLRASGHQTLTLFGLHTPARLFARDNDAVREKLLAATLAQLDAHLAEPLADCLARDAEGRPCVEARTPLDLERDLGLPGGNIFHRALSWPYAQEGTGRWGVETAHANVLLCGAGAVRGGGVSGVPGHNAAMAVLEGGPAGQDG; this is translated from the coding sequence ATGAGCGCACACGAGGCATCCGGCGGCTACGACGTGGTGATCGTCGGCGGCGGGCACAACGGCCTGGTCGCCGCCGCCTACCTGGCCCGCGCCGGCCGGTCGGTGCTGGTGCTGGAACGGCTGGACCACACCGGCGGCGCGGCCGTCTCCACCCGCCCGTTCGCCGGGGTGGACGCCCGGCTGTCCCGCTACTCCTACCTGGTCAGCCTGCTGCCCGGGAAGATCCTGCGCGACCTCGGCCTTGACGTGCGGCTGCGCCCGCGCACCGTCTCCTCGTACACCCCGGCCCGGCGGGACGGCCGGGCGACCGGGCTGCTCGTGGGCGGCGGCGAGGAACGCACCCGGGAGGCGTTCGCCCGGCTCACCGGCTCGGACCGCGAGTGGCGGGCCTGGCAGCGCTTCTACGCCCTGACCGGCGAGGTCGCCCGGCAGGTCTTCCCCACCCTGACCGAGCCGCTGCCCGGCCGCGAGGAGCTGCGCCGCCGGATCGGCGACGAGGACGCCTGGCGGATGCTGTTCGAGGAGCCCGTCGGGGTGGCCGTGGAGCGGTTCTTCGCCGACGACCTGGTCCGCGGGGTGGTCCTCACCGACGCGCTCATCGGCACCTTCGCCGACGCCCACGACCCGGCCCTGCCGCAGAACCGCTGCTTCCTCTACCACGTGATCGGCGGCGGCACCGGCGCCTGGGACGTGCCGGTCGGCGGCATGGGCGCGCTCACCGACGCCCTCGCGGACGCGGCGCGCGCGGCGGGCGCCCACCTGTTCACCGGCCACGAGGCGGTCCGTATCGCCACCGACGGGCGCCGCGCCGAGGTCACCTACCGGACCGGGGACGGCGAGGGCACGGTGGACGCCCGGCACGTCCTGGTGAACGCCTCCCCGCAGGCGCTGGCCGCCCTCACCGGCGGGCAGGCGCCCGAGCCCGCCGAGGGCGCCCAGTTCAAGGTGAACATGCTGCTGGAGCGGCTGCCCCGGCTGCGGGACACCTCCGTCGATCCGCGCGAGGCGTTCGCGGGCACCTTCCACATCGCCGAGGGCTACCGCGAGCTGGCCGCCGCCCACGCCCAGGCCGCCGCGGGCGAGCTGCCCGCCGCGCCGCCCTCCGAGATCTACTGCCACTCGCTGACCGACCCCACGATCCTCGGCCCGGACCTGCGCGCGAGCGGCCACCAGACCCTCACCCTGTTCGGCCTGCACACCCCGGCCCGGCTGTTCGCCCGCGACAACGACGCCGTACGGGAGAAGCTGCTGGCCGCGACCCTCGCCCAGCTCGACGCGCACCTGGCCGAACCGCTCGCCGACTGCCTGGCGCGGGACGCCGAGGGACGGCCGTGCGTCGAGGCCAGGACCCCGCTGGACCTGGAGCGCGACCTCGGCCTGCCCGGCGGCAACATCTTCCACCGGGCGCTGAGCTGGCCCTACGCCCAGGAGGGCACCGGCCGCTGGGGCGTGGAGACCGCGCACGCCAACGTGCTGCTGTGCGGGGCGGGCGCGGTGCGCGGCGGCGGGGTCAGCGGCGTACCGGGGCACAACGCGGCCATGGCGGTGCTGGAGGGGGGACCGGCCGGGCAGGACGGCTGA
- a CDS encoding DUF1360 domain-containing protein, with product MTGGGHGYAGGDEAPLGGYAALAAAFGAGAALFGAAARRRGVRLPDGVPPWDVLLLGAATFKSSRLLTKDKVTSFVRAPFTRRTEELPAGEVMDEPRGSGLRRAVGDLVSCPFCVSVWTAGALTGGYVVAPRATRLVCAGLGAVTVADWLQYAWTLTEQEAEG from the coding sequence GTGACGGGCGGCGGGCACGGGTACGCCGGCGGGGACGAGGCGCCCCTCGGCGGCTACGCCGCGCTCGCGGCGGCCTTCGGCGCCGGGGCGGCGCTGTTCGGCGCGGCGGCCCGCCGACGGGGTGTGCGGCTGCCCGACGGGGTGCCGCCCTGGGACGTGCTCCTGCTGGGCGCGGCGACGTTCAAGTCCTCGCGCCTGCTGACCAAGGACAAGGTCACCAGCTTCGTACGGGCGCCCTTCACCCGCCGCACGGAGGAGCTGCCGGCCGGTGAGGTCATGGACGAGCCGCGCGGCAGCGGGCTCCGGCGCGCGGTCGGTGACCTGGTGTCCTGCCCGTTCTGCGTCTCGGTCTGGACGGCCGGGGCGCTGACGGGCGGCTATGTCGTCGCGCCCCGGGCCACCCGGCTGGTGTGCGCGGGCCTCGGCGCCGTCACGGTGGCCGACTGGCTCCAGTACGCCTGGACCCTCACGGAGCAGGAGGCGGAGGGCTGA